One uncultured Hyphomonas sp. genomic region harbors:
- a CDS encoding NAD(P)/FAD-dependent oxidoreductase has protein sequence MTGTETKAAPAEGKVEHFDVLIAGAGISGVGAAYHMKTQCPGKSYAVLEKLESFGGTWLWHKYPGIRSDSDLYTFGYRFKPWTGTPIATAEEIRTYMGEVIEENDLGKHIRYGHQILSAEWSSKDSLWTLKVRRIETDEVLTFTCNFLWMCQGYYNYTKPYTPDWPDMDKFKGQIIHPQLWPDDIDLKGKKVVCIGSGATTATVVPAIAGEVEHVTVLQRSPTYFIPGRNENEMVTELEKIGIDWDTIHRVARQKVLFDQHDFTRRCLEETDVVTQELLEGVKAFLGEDYPIDEHFTPRYRPWRQRIAFVPDGDLFQGIASGKADVVTDEIERFTEKGILTKGGQELEADIVITATGFNLSVLGDIPFTVDDKPVDFSETVTYRGMMFTGVPNMAWVFGYFRASWTLRVDLMGDFITRLLKHMDEKGVTQVRVKLREEDKDMEILPWIDPEDFNPGYLMRSMHLLPKRGSKYIWQHTQDYWNEKEEIPNIDLDSEEFDYSGQKAKTPEPADA, from the coding sequence ATGACAGGGACGGAAACGAAAGCGGCGCCCGCCGAGGGCAAGGTAGAACATTTCGATGTGCTGATCGCGGGGGCCGGGATTTCCGGCGTTGGCGCGGCATATCACATGAAAACGCAGTGCCCGGGCAAGAGCTATGCGGTGCTGGAAAAGCTGGAAAGCTTTGGCGGCACCTGGCTGTGGCACAAATATCCGGGCATCCGGTCGGATTCCGACCTCTACACTTTCGGCTACCGGTTCAAGCCCTGGACGGGCACGCCAATCGCGACGGCCGAAGAGATCCGCACCTATATGGGTGAAGTGATCGAGGAGAATGACCTCGGCAAGCACATCCGCTACGGCCACCAGATCCTGTCGGCGGAATGGTCTTCGAAGGACAGTTTGTGGACGCTGAAAGTGCGCCGCATCGAAACGGATGAGGTGCTGACCTTCACCTGCAACTTCCTCTGGATGTGTCAGGGCTACTACAACTACACCAAGCCCTACACGCCGGACTGGCCGGACATGGACAAGTTCAAGGGCCAGATCATCCACCCGCAATTGTGGCCGGACGATATTGACCTCAAAGGCAAGAAAGTCGTCTGCATCGGATCCGGTGCGACGACAGCCACGGTGGTGCCGGCCATTGCGGGCGAGGTGGAGCACGTCACGGTGCTGCAGCGCTCACCGACCTATTTCATCCCGGGGCGGAATGAAAACGAGATGGTCACGGAACTCGAAAAGATCGGCATCGACTGGGATACGATCCACCGGGTTGCCCGCCAGAAAGTCCTGTTCGACCAGCATGACTTCACCCGCCGCTGCCTGGAGGAGACCGACGTGGTCACGCAGGAGCTGCTCGAAGGCGTGAAGGCCTTCCTCGGCGAGGACTATCCGATCGACGAACACTTCACGCCACGCTACCGCCCGTGGCGCCAGCGTATTGCCTTCGTGCCGGATGGAGATCTGTTCCAGGGCATCGCGTCGGGCAAGGCCGACGTGGTAACCGACGAGATCGAGCGCTTCACCGAGAAGGGCATCCTCACCAAGGGTGGCCAGGAACTGGAAGCCGACATCGTCATCACGGCGACGGGCTTCAATCTCTCCGTGCTCGGTGATATTCCGTTCACGGTGGATGACAAGCCGGTCGACTTCTCCGAGACGGTCACCTATCGCGGCATGATGTTTACCGGCGTACCGAACATGGCCTGGGTGTTCGGCTACTTCCGCGCCTCGTGGACGCTGCGGGTCGACCTTATGGGCGACTTCATCACCCGGCTGCTCAAGCATATGGATGAGAAGGGCGTGACGCAGGTTCGTGTGAAGCTGCGTGAGGAAGACAAGGACATGGAGATCCTGCCCTGGATCGATCCGGAAGACTTCAATCCCGGCTACCTCATGCGCTCCATGCATCTCCTGCCCAAGCGCGGCTCCAAATATATCTGGCAACACACGCAGGACTACTGGAACGAGAAAGAGGAAATCCCGAATATCGACCTCGATTCAGAGGAGTTCGACTATTCCGGACAGAAGGCGAAGACACCGGAACCGGCCGACGCCTGA
- the rsmI gene encoding 16S rRNA (cytidine(1402)-2'-O)-methyltransferase, translated as MLQPGLYVVSTPIGNLRDITLRALDVLAAADEVLAEDTRVAGKLLSAYGVKARVSPYHDHNGAERRPELLRKLSEGARIALVSDAGTPLVSDPGWKLAHEALEAGHRVFPIPGASAMLAGLVASGLPSDRFCFAGFLPPKQGARTHSLESLKAVPATLIFYESGPRLADTLADMASVLGAGRQGAVARELTKLFEETRRGTLADLAAHYAEAGGPKGEIVVLAGPPLEEAVTPARLDAALREALAEQPTKAAANAVADALGLPKREVYQRALQIKADG; from the coding sequence GTGCTTCAGCCTGGCCTCTATGTCGTCTCCACGCCGATCGGCAACCTGCGGGACATTACGCTCCGCGCGCTGGACGTTCTGGCTGCAGCCGATGAGGTGCTGGCCGAGGACACGCGGGTGGCGGGCAAACTCCTGTCCGCCTATGGGGTTAAGGCCCGCGTCAGCCCATATCATGACCACAATGGGGCGGAACGGAGACCCGAACTCCTGCGCAAGCTGAGCGAAGGCGCGCGGATCGCACTGGTCTCCGATGCGGGCACGCCGCTTGTCTCTGATCCGGGCTGGAAACTGGCGCATGAAGCGCTGGAGGCGGGCCACCGCGTGTTCCCGATCCCCGGCGCCTCGGCCATGCTGGCGGGCCTGGTTGCCAGCGGCCTGCCCAGCGACCGGTTCTGCTTCGCCGGATTTCTGCCGCCAAAACAAGGCGCCCGGACGCATAGCCTCGAAAGCCTGAAAGCCGTTCCGGCGACGCTGATCTTCTATGAGAGCGGCCCGCGCCTCGCCGATACGCTGGCGGACATGGCCAGTGTGCTGGGCGCCGGGCGGCAGGGCGCCGTGGCGCGGGAACTGACCAAGCTGTTCGAGGAAACCCGGCGCGGCACGCTGGCGGACCTTGCCGCGCACTATGCCGAAGCGGGCGGCCCGAAGGGCGAGATCGTTGTCCTGGCCGGTCCGCCGCTGGAAGAGGCTGTCACGCCTGCCCGGCTCGACGCGGCCCTGCGCGAAGCCCTCGCCGAGCAACCGACCAAGGCCGCCGCCAATGCCGTCGCCGACGCGCTCGGCCTGCCAAAGCGGGAAGTCTACCAGCGCGCGCTACAGATCAAGGCCGATGGCTGA
- a CDS encoding GGDEF domain-containing protein has product MDAAVALQKEAAPKPAAGPNLKQVFQNAQRAFDLIKKHRTPPDPKTYAVWYAYVEAADPRVIERVDSAVAENGTLTPFDINSIFRELLTEESSAVSARHSIGIAIEKEIDDVMKIIRLGVQNSDEFGASLDKANSALPGAASAEHLASLVSTLMEDNERMARTARELNQGLTDSQNQIAKLNQELEEVQTQCRRDPLTSVANRRAFDERLERELRAAAETGENLCLAMADIDHFKSVNDTYGHQVGDAVLQQFASVVTQNIKGQDMVARYGGEEFAIILPETDLFSAYNLLVKIKYTFKNTETPVEGTLKSIKDVTASFGLVRFEPGMTPRDMIEQADHYLYEAKNSGRDRVKAKGF; this is encoded by the coding sequence ATGGATGCTGCTGTCGCGTTGCAAAAAGAGGCTGCGCCAAAGCCCGCGGCGGGCCCTAATCTGAAGCAGGTATTTCAGAACGCGCAGCGCGCGTTCGACCTGATCAAGAAGCACCGCACCCCGCCGGATCCCAAGACCTATGCCGTCTGGTATGCCTATGTGGAAGCCGCTGACCCGCGCGTGATCGAACGGGTCGACAGCGCAGTTGCTGAAAATGGTACCCTCACGCCGTTCGACATCAATTCGATTTTCCGCGAGCTTCTGACCGAGGAATCTTCCGCTGTTTCCGCGCGTCACTCAATCGGCATTGCCATCGAAAAGGAAATCGATGACGTCATGAAGATCATCCGGCTGGGTGTTCAGAACAGCGACGAATTCGGCGCCTCGCTGGACAAGGCCAACAGTGCCCTGCCCGGCGCCGCATCTGCCGAGCATCTGGCCTCGCTTGTGTCCACCCTGATGGAAGACAATGAGCGCATGGCCCGGACCGCGCGCGAGCTGAACCAGGGCCTCACGGACTCCCAGAACCAGATTGCCAAGCTCAATCAGGAACTGGAAGAAGTGCAGACCCAGTGCCGGCGCGACCCGCTGACGTCCGTCGCCAACCGCCGGGCCTTTGACGAGCGTCTGGAACGCGAGTTGCGCGCCGCCGCCGAGACGGGCGAGAACCTCTGCCTTGCCATGGCCGACATCGACCATTTCAAGAGCGTCAACGATACCTATGGCCACCAGGTCGGCGATGCGGTGCTGCAGCAGTTCGCATCCGTCGTGACGCAGAACATCAAGGGCCAGGACATGGTCGCCCGCTATGGCGGGGAAGAGTTCGCGATCATCCTTCCGGAGACGGACCTGTTCTCGGCCTATAACCTGCTGGTGAAGATCAAATACACGTTCAAGAACACAGAAACGCCGGTGGAAGGCACGCTGAAGTCCATCAAGGATGTGACAGCCTCGTTCGGCCTCGTTCGATTCGAACCGGGCATGACGCCGCGAGACATGATCGAGCAAGCCGACCACTATCTCTACGAGGCCAAGAATTCAGGCCGGGACCGGGTAAAAGCCAAGGGCTTCTGA
- the dnaJ gene encoding molecular chaperone DnaJ — protein MSKRDYYEVLGVSRDVDEKALKSAYRKLAMKYHPDQNPGDKEAEDKFKEVGEAYAVLSDAQKRAAYDQFGHGAFENGMGGGGNPFGAGVHPEDIFQDLFSQVFGAGGFGGGRRRGGPQRGADLRYDLEITLAEAFAGKDETIHVPQAVDCKTCEGSGAAPGTTPETCDTCGGAGRVRAQQGFFTMERTCPRCNGKGKTIKKPCKDCGGAGQVREERKLNVKIPAGVESGMRIRLAGEGEAGANGGGKGDLYIFVDVVEHDIFERDGPNLYCRAPVPMVTAALGGEIEIPTIDGGRARVVVPEGAQTGRKLRLRGKGMPSVRQSGHTGDLFVEMFVETPRNLTARQKDILREFCDCSGADCHPESEGFLGRIKRFWNGDHEEDRPN, from the coding sequence ATGAGCAAGCGCGATTATTACGAGGTTCTTGGCGTCTCACGCGATGTCGATGAGAAGGCGCTGAAATCCGCCTACCGCAAGCTGGCCATGAAATACCACCCGGACCAGAATCCGGGCGACAAGGAAGCCGAAGACAAGTTCAAGGAAGTCGGCGAGGCCTATGCCGTGCTTTCCGATGCGCAGAAGCGCGCCGCCTATGACCAGTTCGGCCATGGCGCCTTCGAGAACGGCATGGGCGGAGGCGGCAATCCGTTCGGCGCTGGCGTTCACCCCGAAGACATTTTCCAGGACCTGTTCAGCCAGGTGTTCGGCGCAGGCGGGTTCGGCGGCGGCCGTCGCCGCGGCGGCCCGCAGCGCGGCGCAGACCTGCGCTACGATCTCGAAATCACCCTCGCCGAGGCATTCGCCGGCAAGGACGAAACCATTCACGTGCCCCAGGCCGTCGACTGCAAGACCTGCGAAGGGTCTGGCGCCGCGCCGGGCACAACGCCTGAAACCTGCGACACGTGCGGCGGCGCAGGCCGCGTGCGCGCCCAGCAGGGCTTCTTCACGATGGAACGCACCTGCCCGCGCTGCAACGGCAAGGGCAAGACCATCAAGAAGCCGTGCAAGGATTGCGGCGGGGCCGGCCAGGTGCGCGAAGAGCGCAAGCTGAACGTGAAGATTCCGGCCGGCGTCGAAAGCGGCATGCGCATCCGCCTCGCGGGCGAAGGCGAAGCCGGGGCCAATGGCGGCGGCAAGGGCGACCTCTACATCTTCGTCGATGTCGTCGAGCATGACATTTTCGAACGCGACGGGCCGAACCTCTACTGCCGCGCGCCGGTGCCGATGGTAACGGCTGCGCTGGGCGGCGAGATCGAGATCCCGACCATCGATGGCGGCCGCGCCCGCGTCGTGGTGCCGGAAGGCGCCCAGACCGGCCGCAAGCTGCGCCTGCGCGGCAAGGGCATGCCGTCGGTCCGCCAGTCCGGCCATACCGGTGACCTGTTCGTCGAGATGTTCGTGGAAACCCCGCGCAATCTGACGGCCCGCCAGAAAGACATCCTGCGCGAATTCTGCGACTGTTCCGGCGCCGACTGCCACCCCGAAAGCGAAGGCTTCCTCGGCCGCATCAAACGCTTCTGGAACGGCGACCACGAAGAAGACCGCCCGAACTAG
- a CDS encoding TetR/AcrR family transcriptional regulator, which yields MAIREDFRRARSEPEKEARRNEILDAAETLLLESGNERFAISALADTVGVSKSTVFLYFANKEELLLALYERTFISTCAQITGRLEPGMSGRAFCEAFIDIMVDHPALLILRAHLAPTIERNVALDSLVSTKTRLFEHGAATSEKLDEVMELEQGCGRRMLMALINLTSGAAQADSLPHIDADTLPDELADFMHTASFRNIVLSGAELIFRGATGRPFD from the coding sequence ATGGCTATCCGCGAAGACTTCCGGCGTGCGCGGTCGGAACCTGAGAAAGAAGCGCGCCGTAACGAAATTCTCGATGCAGCAGAAACGCTCCTGCTGGAATCGGGCAATGAACGATTCGCCATTTCGGCGCTTGCCGATACTGTTGGCGTTTCGAAGAGCACGGTCTTCCTGTATTTCGCCAATAAGGAAGAACTGCTGCTGGCCCTCTATGAGCGGACTTTCATCAGTACCTGCGCGCAGATTACAGGACGGCTCGAACCGGGCATGTCGGGCAGGGCGTTCTGCGAAGCATTCATCGACATCATGGTCGATCACCCGGCCTTGCTGATCTTGCGGGCCCATCTGGCGCCGACGATCGAGCGCAATGTTGCGCTGGACTCCCTGGTCTCCACCAAGACACGTCTGTTCGAACACGGAGCGGCCACTTCGGAAAAGCTCGACGAGGTGATGGAGCTGGAGCAGGGCTGCGGCAGGCGCATGCTGATGGCGCTGATCAATCTGACCTCCGGCGCTGCCCAGGCGGATTCACTGCCCCATATCGATGCCGATACGCTGCCCGATGAGCTTGCCGATTTCATGCACACCGCATCTTTCCGCAACATCGTGCTCAGTGGGGCAGAACTGATCTTTCGCGGTGCGACGGGACGGCCTTTCGACTGA
- a CDS encoding YraN family protein has translation MAIALPVIHKKGWKSLSLSSTRDDSPDKSRRKMAEAKRQAAEKRGRKGEWLAAVYLQAKGYRILGRRVRTPMGEVDLIAKRGRLVAFVEVKFRAEVQIAAGAVTSASWQRIARAAEFWMARHPALSDCGWRYDLIALAPRKLPQHIQDAWRPGLA, from the coding sequence ATGGCGATCGCCCTCCCGGTCATCCATAAGAAAGGCTGGAAAAGCCTCTCGCTCAGTTCTACCAGAGATGACAGCCCGGATAAATCGAGACGAAAAATGGCTGAAGCGAAACGGCAGGCGGCAGAGAAGCGTGGCCGCAAGGGCGAGTGGCTCGCGGCGGTCTACCTTCAGGCCAAGGGCTATCGTATCCTGGGCCGCCGGGTGCGGACACCCATGGGCGAGGTGGACCTGATTGCGAAGCGCGGCAGGCTCGTTGCGTTCGTGGAGGTAAAGTTCCGGGCCGAGGTTCAAATTGCCGCAGGCGCGGTCACGTCCGCCAGCTGGCAGCGGATCGCGCGGGCGGCAGAGTTCTGGATGGCCCGCCACCCGGCCCTTTCAGATTGTGGTTGGCGCTATGACCTGATCGCGCTCGCCCCCCGGAAACTGCCGCAACATATACAGGATGCATGGCGGCCGGGCCTGGCCTGA
- a CDS encoding helix-turn-helix transcriptional regulator gives MDALPSTNWARMVTGLRQDLGLSQRCLAERLSVDQTTISRWERGIDLPGVRHRRQMRDMMRQTTTSRLDALTKLRVQMSSWPATLLRQGAVFVEVSRAAAAEVSADGLGPGTSLYGRFGDEADEQMHAWERSGIFSGDLAMTVSLNRIQSPGGPVYFRGMDTPHISASGEIWCLCELRRLSEAEYLTELRQMGSPLLSIPYDALG, from the coding sequence ATGGACGCGCTCCCTTCCACAAACTGGGCCAGGATGGTGACCGGCCTGCGCCAGGACCTCGGCCTGTCCCAGCGCTGTCTGGCCGAGCGCCTTTCGGTGGACCAGACAACCATTTCCCGCTGGGAACGCGGAATAGACCTGCCCGGCGTCCGCCACCGGCGCCAGATGCGGGACATGATGCGCCAGACCACGACCAGCCGGCTGGACGCGTTGACGAAACTCCGTGTTCAGATGTCTTCCTGGCCTGCCACGCTGCTGCGTCAGGGCGCCGTATTCGTGGAGGTCAGCCGGGCCGCCGCCGCAGAAGTCTCAGCCGACGGCCTCGGCCCGGGCACCAGCCTCTATGGCCGGTTCGGCGATGAAGCAGACGAACAGATGCACGCCTGGGAACGCTCCGGCATCTTTTCCGGCGATCTTGCAATGACCGTGTCCCTGAACCGTATCCAGTCGCCCGGCGGCCCGGTCTATTTCCGCGGCATGGACACGCCGCATATTTCCGCATCCGGCGAAATCTGGTGCCTGTGCGAATTGCGGCGCCTGAGCGAGGCGGAATATCTGACCGAGCTGCGCCAGATGGGCAGTCCACTCCTCTCCATTCCCTATGACGCGCTGGGCTGA
- a CDS encoding STAS/SEC14 domain-containing protein, with protein MFKRIPSAPPGIVAFEAEGEITDSDYKTILIPAVETAKEALGKVRILLRFGPAFKGYSAHAMLDDTMLGLAHWKDFERLAVVTDVDWIAHGVRIFGPLIPAKTRVFPAGDTEAALDWVSA; from the coding sequence ATGTTCAAGCGCATCCCTTCCGCCCCGCCCGGGATTGTTGCCTTCGAAGCCGAGGGTGAGATCACCGATTCCGATTACAAAACAATCCTGATCCCGGCGGTGGAGACCGCGAAGGAGGCGCTCGGCAAGGTGCGCATCCTGCTCCGCTTCGGGCCGGCCTTCAAAGGCTACAGCGCCCACGCCATGCTGGACGACACGATGCTGGGCCTTGCCCACTGGAAGGATTTCGAACGCCTTGCTGTCGTTACCGATGTCGACTGGATCGCCCATGGCGTCCGCATCTTCGGCCCGCTCATCCCGGCAAAGACCCGCGTTTTCCCGGCCGGAGACACAGAGGCCGCCCTGGATTGGGTGAGCGCGTAA
- a CDS encoding penicillin-binding protein activator — protein MTLLQPLLRTIKAPSFLLIGFLFATACASAPARPPVQIGTGTPRVEPITGPVDQPEEGVDVTDLGEPEDLTQVRGDGGLTPAFMEGREIKRAAVLLPFSHPNAQVRAEAESMLAGIELALFQYAGDDFLIIPKDTAGKTSVTEARMDEAVQEKANVVLGPLFGANVKAITERAQDKNIPVIAFSNDRSAAGGGAYLASISPEEEVRRMVQYAAGQGIYSFVFLGPQTAYGRQIETALRTEAFNVGGTVLTSAFYMPETGPTEAARSVSGILKSEIATRPRNKVAVMIPERGVKLLSIAPLLPYNGVDMTHVTLMGTSLWSDESVWREPTLDGAVYPAPDPENLTTFREAYRRIYGKSPTDLAAVAYDAAAVAVSLAGEDNLKYNGVTNPDGFFGVNGLFRFRLDGTSERGLAVMQIRPTGAELIEKGASQFGPGAS, from the coding sequence ATGACATTGCTGCAACCATTGCTCAGGACGATTAAAGCGCCAAGCTTTCTTCTCATAGGTTTCCTGTTCGCCACCGCCTGTGCCAGCGCACCGGCCCGTCCGCCAGTCCAGATCGGCACCGGTACCCCACGGGTTGAGCCCATTACCGGCCCGGTCGACCAGCCGGAAGAGGGCGTCGACGTCACCGACCTTGGAGAGCCGGAAGACCTGACCCAGGTGCGCGGCGATGGCGGCCTGACACCGGCCTTCATGGAAGGGCGCGAGATCAAGCGCGCCGCCGTACTGTTGCCGTTCTCGCACCCGAACGCGCAGGTCCGCGCCGAGGCCGAGAGCATGCTGGCCGGGATCGAACTGGCCCTGTTCCAGTATGCCGGGGATGACTTCCTGATCATCCCGAAGGACACTGCCGGCAAGACATCCGTCACCGAAGCCCGCATGGATGAGGCGGTGCAGGAGAAGGCCAATGTCGTGCTTGGCCCGCTGTTCGGCGCCAATGTGAAAGCCATCACCGAGCGCGCGCAGGACAAGAATATCCCCGTCATCGCTTTCTCGAACGACCGCAGCGCGGCGGGCGGCGGGGCGTATCTCGCCTCCATCTCGCCTGAGGAAGAAGTCCGCCGGATGGTGCAGTATGCCGCCGGGCAGGGCATTTACAGTTTCGTCTTCCTTGGCCCGCAGACCGCCTATGGCCGCCAGATCGAGACGGCCCTGCGCACGGAAGCCTTCAATGTTGGCGGCACGGTGCTGACCTCGGCCTTCTACATGCCGGAGACCGGCCCGACGGAAGCGGCCCGGTCCGTCTCCGGCATCCTGAAATCCGAAATCGCGACGCGTCCGCGCAACAAGGTGGCCGTGATGATCCCGGAGCGCGGCGTGAAGCTGCTCTCCATCGCGCCGCTGCTGCCTTATAATGGCGTGGACATGACCCATGTCACCCTGATGGGCACCAGCCTGTGGAGCGATGAATCCGTCTGGCGCGAACCGACACTGGACGGCGCCGTCTATCCCGCGCCCGATCCGGAAAACCTCACCACCTTCCGCGAAGCCTATCGCCGCATCTATGGCAAGTCGCCGACAGACCTTGCCGCTGTTGCCTATGACGCAGCCGCCGTTGCCGTCAGTCTCGCAGGCGAGGACAACCTCAAATACAATGGCGTGACCAATCCCGACGGCTTCTTCGGCGTCAACGGCCTGTTCCGTTTCCGCCTCGACGGCACCAGCGAGCGCGGCCTTGCCGTGATGCAGATCCGACCGACCGGCGCAGAACTGATCGAGAAGGGCGCCAGCCAGTTCGGCCCGGGGGCCAGCTGA
- a CDS encoding GNAT family N-acetyltransferase: MDIAYIDKSQIAGWRAACEQVAAEKTYLGLVSLLPFDPERALPNRMIANNWPMYCALDNGRVVGWIDIIPNEVPECAHRGTLGLGLLASHRGQGAGSRLMEAALAHAPQCGLTKVELAVYTSNLSAISLFLKFGFSEAGMWRDYRRLDGVTYDALLMERFLG; this comes from the coding sequence ATGGACATTGCCTATATCGACAAGAGCCAGATTGCCGGGTGGCGGGCAGCCTGCGAACAGGTGGCGGCCGAGAAAACCTATCTCGGCCTTGTCTCCTTGCTGCCATTTGATCCCGAGCGGGCCCTGCCGAACAGGATGATTGCCAATAACTGGCCGATGTATTGCGCGCTGGATAATGGCCGTGTGGTCGGGTGGATCGACATCATTCCGAACGAGGTTCCCGAATGTGCGCATCGCGGAACACTCGGGCTGGGCCTGCTGGCATCTCACAGGGGACAAGGCGCCGGCAGCCGCCTGATGGAGGCCGCGCTCGCGCACGCGCCGCAATGCGGTCTCACCAAGGTGGAGCTTGCGGTCTATACGAGCAATCTCTCCGCCATCTCGCTGTTCCTGAAGTTCGGTTTCAGCGAAGCCGGGATGTGGCGCGATTATCGCCGCCTCGATGGCGTGACCTATGATGCACTCCTGATGGAGCGTTTCCTCGGCTGA
- a CDS encoding TetR/AcrR family transcriptional regulator, translating into MNIREDFLRPRTDQENAARRTAILDAAEALLLESHNQRFSISSVATRVGVSQSTIFLHFRNREDLLTSLYTRVGQNFFATFLSRLHEGMSDEAFCETFIDTALEFPAFRIMRPMIMRFVEESLNQAYIHEGIKDIYRFRVSAADQVEDLLQLKPGQGRRLMKALVNLMCGSVQADIKKLLATDDGESEEVTGAIKSFDYRASFLSGAELIMTGVRNI; encoded by the coding sequence ATGAATATCAGAGAAGATTTTCTGCGCCCCCGGACCGACCAGGAGAATGCTGCCCGCCGGACGGCAATCCTCGACGCGGCAGAAGCCCTGCTGCTGGAATCGCACAATCAAAGGTTTTCCATTTCCAGTGTGGCCACACGGGTTGGTGTGTCGCAGAGCACGATCTTTCTCCATTTCCGCAATCGGGAAGATTTGCTGACCTCGCTTTATACGCGGGTCGGGCAAAATTTTTTCGCAACCTTCCTCAGCCGCCTCCATGAGGGCATGTCTGACGAGGCCTTTTGCGAGACCTTTATCGACACCGCGCTGGAATTCCCTGCCTTCCGTATCATGCGCCCGATGATTATGCGCTTCGTGGAGGAAAGCCTTAATCAGGCCTATATCCACGAGGGCATCAAGGACATCTATCGTTTCCGGGTATCCGCCGCCGACCAGGTTGAAGACCTGCTTCAGCTGAAGCCCGGGCAGGGGCGCCGGCTGATGAAGGCGCTCGTCAACCTGATGTGCGGCTCGGTACAGGCAGACATAAAGAAGCTGCTCGCCACTGACGATGGTGAGTCCGAAGAGGTAACCGGGGCCATCAAGTCCTTCGATTACCGCGCGTCATTCCTCAGCGGGGCTGAGCTGATCATGACAGGTGTTCGCAATATTTAA
- a CDS encoding acyl-CoA dehydrogenase family protein, translating to MDGSFYLEELSAHTREDGREWDEFCAGVDEFLDAELTEDLRAAGRRTTGLKSDAEACRVWREKLNARGWYAPTWPVKYGGAGWNTEQRIYFENASAARDAPILMNSGVRTIGPLIIEAGTPEQKAHYLPAILNGEHEWCQGFSEPQAGSDLSALSLKAERDGDDFILTGSKVWTSFAQYATHMFLLARCDPGTHGGKGLVFLLVEMDRPGIDVRPIRFIDGEYETNEVFFNGVRTPAADRIGEIGEGWKAAKQLMAIARGNNTTTGLLRRAMRAARRCAAETGPLTPSLQMRFAELDMRIETLEALDMRTKNGLVTLDGGPASSQTKLLATELHQAITEAALESAPFSDFAQAKYLATRAATIYSGTSEVHRNILARAVGCP from the coding sequence ATGGATGGCAGTTTTTACCTCGAAGAATTATCCGCTCATACTCGTGAGGATGGGCGTGAGTGGGATGAATTCTGCGCCGGAGTGGACGAATTTCTTGACGCTGAACTGACAGAAGACCTGCGTGCGGCAGGCCGCCGGACGACCGGGCTGAAATCGGATGCCGAAGCCTGCAGAGTCTGGCGGGAAAAGCTGAATGCGCGCGGCTGGTATGCGCCGACCTGGCCGGTGAAATATGGTGGGGCCGGCTGGAACACCGAACAGCGCATCTATTTCGAAAACGCCTCAGCGGCGCGCGACGCGCCGATCCTGATGAATTCAGGGGTCCGTACCATCGGCCCCTTGATCATTGAGGCCGGGACACCTGAGCAGAAGGCCCATTACTTGCCCGCCATCCTGAACGGCGAACATGAATGGTGCCAAGGTTTCTCCGAACCGCAGGCGGGGTCCGACCTGTCCGCCCTCTCCCTGAAGGCCGAACGCGACGGAGACGACTTCATCCTCACCGGCAGCAAGGTGTGGACCAGTTTCGCTCAGTATGCGACGCATATGTTCCTTCTCGCCCGGTGCGATCCGGGGACGCATGGCGGCAAAGGCCTTGTCTTCCTGCTGGTCGAGATGGACCGGCCCGGCATCGACGTGCGCCCGATCCGCTTTATCGATGGTGAGTACGAAACCAATGAAGTCTTCTTCAATGGCGTGCGCACCCCGGCAGCGGACCGGATCGGCGAGATCGGCGAAGGCTGGAAAGCCGCCAAGCAGCTGATGGCGATTGCCCGCGGCAACAACACCACAACAGGCCTTCTGCGCCGGGCCATGCGCGCCGCACGCCGTTGCGCGGCAGAGACCGGGCCGCTGACGCCCTCGCTGCAGATGCGTTTTGCCGAGCTCGACATGCGGATCGAAACGCTTGAGGCCCTGGACATGCGCACCAAGAATGGCCTCGTCACGCTGGACGGCGGGCCCGCCTCGTCACAGACGAAACTGCTGGCAACCGAACTGCATCAGGCGATCACGGAGGCCGCGCTGGAATCTGCCCCGTTCAGCGATTTCGCCCAGGCCAAATACCTCGCGACCCGGGCCGCGACGATCTATTCCGGCACCAGCGAAGTGCACCGGAACATTCTGGCCAGGGCTGTTGGCTGTCCGTGA